One Frankia alni ACN14a DNA window includes the following coding sequences:
- a CDS encoding peptidase E: MQILATSGGFLPDGRYGAKVGPILTHAIELAAAGPRPRVCLLQTALGDDQGAYARGYAAFNRDRPDVRVSHLALFPMPNIPDIRGHLLAQDVIWAGGGSVANLLAVWAVHGLGEILREAWEAGVVLGGVSAGSLCWHVGGTTDSFGPDLRPVTNGLALLPFSNTPHYDSEPGRRPLYQRLVADGTLPAGWATDDGVGLHFRGTDLVEAVADRPGVHAWRVERGPDGAAVETPVVPRLLPGASGADLPG, translated from the coding sequence GTGCAGATCCTCGCCACCAGCGGCGGTTTCCTTCCCGACGGCCGGTACGGCGCGAAGGTCGGGCCGATCCTGACCCACGCGATCGAGCTGGCCGCGGCCGGCCCGCGGCCCCGGGTCTGCCTGCTGCAGACGGCGCTGGGCGACGACCAGGGCGCCTACGCCCGCGGCTACGCCGCGTTCAACCGTGACCGCCCGGACGTGCGGGTCTCGCACCTGGCGCTGTTCCCCATGCCGAACATCCCCGACATCCGCGGGCACCTGCTGGCGCAGGACGTGATCTGGGCCGGTGGGGGCAGCGTGGCGAACCTGCTCGCGGTCTGGGCGGTGCACGGGCTGGGCGAGATCCTGCGCGAGGCGTGGGAGGCCGGCGTCGTCCTCGGCGGCGTCTCGGCCGGCTCCCTGTGCTGGCATGTCGGCGGCACCACCGACTCGTTCGGCCCGGACCTGCGGCCGGTCACGAACGGGCTGGCGCTGCTGCCGTTCAGCAACACGCCGCACTACGACTCCGAGCCGGGCCGGCGCCCGCTGTACCAGCGCCTCGTCGCCGACGGGACGCTGCCGGCCGGCTGGGCCACCGACGACGGCGTCGGGCTGCACTTTCGCGGCACCGACCTGGTCGAGGCCGTCGCCGACCGGCCCGGCGTGCACGCCTGGCGGGTCGAGCGCGGCCCGGACGGTGCCGCGGTCGAGACACCGGTCGTGCCCCGGCTGCTACCCGGCGCGTCGGGTGCGGACCTCCCCGGCTGA
- the lipA gene encoding lipoyl synthase, with product MSAVAPEGRPLLRLEARNAQTPIERKPPWIRTRMRTGPEYSDVKGLVRAAGLHTVCEEAGCPNIYECWEDREATFLIGGDVCTRRCDFCQIDSGRPTPLDRDEPRRVAESVRTMGLRYATVTGVARDDLADGGSWLYGETVRQIHALSAGTGVEVLIPDFGGRADQLDEVFGAAPEVLAHNLETVPRIFKRIRPAFRYERSLDVLRQARAAGLVTKSNLILGLGETAEEIHAAMRDLHAAGCELLTVTQYLRPTPRHHPVERWVRPEEFLDWERVGAELGFSGVMSGPLVRSSYRAGRLYQQAITARGEGHTAASDLPKSVLETSHTQ from the coding sequence ATGAGCGCGGTCGCCCCCGAGGGACGCCCCCTGCTGCGCCTGGAGGCGCGCAACGCACAGACGCCGATCGAGCGCAAGCCGCCGTGGATCCGCACCCGGATGCGCACGGGCCCGGAGTACTCCGACGTCAAGGGGCTGGTGCGGGCCGCCGGGCTGCACACGGTGTGCGAGGAGGCCGGCTGCCCGAACATCTACGAGTGCTGGGAGGACCGCGAGGCCACCTTCCTGATCGGCGGGGACGTCTGCACCCGGCGGTGCGACTTCTGCCAGATCGACTCGGGCCGTCCCACCCCGCTGGACCGGGACGAGCCGCGGCGGGTGGCGGAGTCGGTGCGCACCATGGGGCTGCGCTACGCGACGGTCACCGGCGTGGCCCGCGACGACCTGGCCGACGGCGGCTCCTGGCTGTACGGCGAGACGGTCCGCCAGATCCACGCGCTGTCCGCGGGTACCGGGGTGGAGGTTCTCATCCCCGACTTCGGCGGGCGCGCCGACCAGCTCGACGAGGTCTTCGGCGCGGCCCCCGAGGTGCTCGCGCACAATCTCGAGACGGTGCCGCGGATCTTCAAGCGGATCCGGCCGGCGTTCCGCTACGAGCGCTCCCTCGACGTTCTGCGTCAGGCCCGCGCGGCCGGGCTGGTCACGAAGTCGAACCTGATCCTCGGCCTCGGCGAGACCGCCGAGGAGATCCACGCGGCCATGCGGGATCTGCACGCCGCCGGCTGCGAGCTACTCACCGTCACCCAGTATCTGCGGCCCACGCCCCGTCACCACCCGGTGGAACGGTGGGTGCGGCCGGAGGAGTTCCTCGACTGGGAGCGCGTCGGCGCCGAGCTGGGCTTCTCCGGGGTCATGTCCGGGCCGCTCGTGCGCTCGTCCTACCGGGCCGGCCGGCTCTACCAGCAGGCGATCACGGCTCGTGGCGAGGGCCACACCGCAGCGTCCGATCTCCCCAAAAGTGTGCTGGAAACCTCTCACACGCAGTGA
- a CDS encoding RDD family protein, giving the protein MGRALGGWLEGPGLPRDTPPGVRLGLPAEGRGSVVGFGPRLGAYLIDAVVANLIVGVLYLAGLGSAGDVRGLAIYLVFLLEEFILVSTGGQTIGMRLLGMRVIRLRDRGRQSWPWVGVRTLLLALLVPVFIWDRDQRGLHDRAAGTVVVRDPVRADSAS; this is encoded by the coding sequence GTGGGACGAGCACTTGGAGGCTGGCTCGAAGGGCCTGGTCTGCCCAGGGACACGCCGCCGGGCGTCCGGCTGGGGCTGCCGGCGGAGGGCCGCGGCTCGGTCGTGGGCTTCGGGCCGCGGCTGGGCGCGTACCTCATCGACGCGGTCGTGGCGAACCTGATCGTCGGCGTGCTGTACCTGGCCGGGCTCGGCTCCGCCGGCGACGTCCGCGGCCTGGCGATCTACCTGGTGTTCCTGCTGGAGGAGTTCATCCTCGTCAGCACCGGCGGCCAGACGATCGGCATGCGGCTGTTGGGCATGCGCGTGATCCGGCTGCGTGACCGCGGCCGGCAGTCCTGGCCCTGGGTGGGGGTGCGCACCCTGCTGTTGGCCCTGCTGGTGCCCGTGTTCATCTGGGACCGCGACCAGCGCGGCCTGCATGACCGGGCGGCCGGGACCGTGGTCGTGCGCGATCCCGTCCGCGCGGACTCCGCCTCCTAG
- the glnA gene encoding type I glutamate--ammonia ligase: MFTKAEDVLRYIRDEDVQFIDVRFCDLPGIMQHFTIPTQVFAESVFTDGLMFDGSSIRGFQAIHESDMLLLPDPQTAFVDPFREHKTLAMTFFIHDPITKEQYSRDPRNIAKKAETYLRGTGIADTAYFGPEAEFYIFDDVRYDYNPYGSMHQVDSVEAAWNTSRKEEGGNLGYKPRFKGGYFPVPPTDHFTDLRSEMTRVLYETGITVEMQHHEVGTAGQAEIDIRYDTLLKTADNLMLYKYVIRNVARSRGKTVTFMPKPLFEDNGSGMHVHSSLWKDGEPLFYSPNGYGGLSDTARYYIGGLLHHAPALLAFTNPTTNSYRRLVPGYEAPVNLVYSARNRSACCRIPLGGDSPKAKRVEFRVPDPSCNPYLAFAAMLMAGLDGIRNKIDPPDPIDKDLYELPPDELAAVPQVPGSLEKVLDALEADNDFLREGDVFTTDLIETWLEYKRLNEVDAIRLRPHPYEFTLYYDI, encoded by the coding sequence ATGTTCACAAAAGCCGAGGACGTGCTCCGTTATATCCGCGACGAGGACGTGCAGTTCATCGACGTACGATTCTGTGATCTGCCCGGAATCATGCAGCACTTCACCATTCCGACGCAGGTCTTCGCCGAGTCGGTGTTCACCGACGGGCTGATGTTCGACGGGTCCTCGATTCGAGGCTTCCAGGCCATCCACGAGTCCGACATGCTGCTGCTGCCGGACCCGCAGACCGCCTTCGTGGATCCGTTCCGTGAACACAAGACCCTCGCGATGACGTTCTTCATCCACGACCCGATCACGAAGGAGCAGTACTCCCGGGACCCGCGGAACATCGCCAAGAAGGCGGAGACGTACCTGCGCGGTACGGGCATCGCCGACACGGCCTATTTCGGGCCCGAGGCGGAGTTCTACATCTTCGACGACGTCCGCTATGACTACAACCCCTACGGGTCGATGCACCAGGTCGACTCGGTCGAGGCCGCCTGGAACACCTCCCGGAAGGAAGAGGGCGGCAACCTCGGTTACAAGCCCCGTTTCAAGGGCGGCTACTTCCCGGTCCCGCCGACCGACCATTTCACGGATCTTCGCTCGGAGATGACCCGGGTCCTCTACGAGACCGGCATCACCGTCGAGATGCAGCACCACGAGGTCGGCACCGCCGGCCAGGCGGAGATCGACATCCGCTATGACACGCTGCTGAAGACCGCGGACAACCTGATGCTCTACAAGTACGTCATCCGCAACGTCGCCCGCAGCCGGGGCAAGACCGTCACCTTCATGCCGAAGCCCCTGTTCGAGGACAACGGCTCGGGCATGCACGTGCACTCCAGCCTGTGGAAGGACGGCGAGCCGCTGTTCTACAGCCCCAACGGCTACGGTGGTCTGTCGGACACGGCGCGCTACTACATCGGCGGCCTGCTGCACCACGCGCCGGCGCTGCTGGCATTCACCAACCCGACCACGAACTCCTACCGCCGGCTGGTCCCCGGCTACGAGGCACCGGTCAACCTCGTCTACTCGGCACGCAACCGCTCCGCATGCTGCCGCATCCCGCTCGGCGGCGACTCGCCCAAGGCGAAGCGGGTCGAGTTCCGCGTCCCGGATCCGAGCTGCAACCCGTATCTGGCCTTCGCCGCGATGCTCATGGCCGGCCTGGACGGCATCCGTAACAAGATTGACCCGCCGGACCCGATCGACAAGGACCTCTACGAGCTCCCGCCGGACGAGCTGGCCGCGGTTCCGCAGGTTCCCGGCTCGCTGGAGAAGGTGTTGGACGCGCTCGAGGCGGACAACGACTTCCTTCGCGAGGGCGACGTCTTCACCACGGATCTGATCGAGACCTGGCTGGAGTACAAGCGGCTCAACGAGGTCGACGCCATCCGGCTCCGGCCGCACCCGTACGAGTTCACCCTCTACTACGACATCTGA
- a CDS encoding DUF4191 domain-containing protein, with amino-acid sequence MALRKQPRDTAGSSTPAAAGRNAAAGGKNDGSRGGASGRGGGAGRSGGTSGSGGTSGSGGTSGSGGGNSAGRRGSASGAAEGTGFKARLAQLRVVFKITRQRDPQVLWFTLAAFFVPLAVGILLGLFVGPLYVWIPIAILLGVVVALNVFSRRVQRTAYAEMEGQPGAAAGVVERMRGDWRITPAVGVNRHQDVVHRVVSRAGVVIIAEGRGRGPRELLVAEKRRIRKVVGDTPVTDIIVGTGEGETPLPKLQGTLMRLRRTLRRGEVDALDRRLRALGGAALPIPKGPIPRNVPRGGRLR; translated from the coding sequence ATGGCACTGAGGAAGCAGCCGAGGGACACCGCGGGATCGTCGACCCCCGCGGCGGCGGGCAGGAACGCGGCAGCGGGCGGAAAGAACGACGGGAGCCGAGGCGGCGCCTCGGGGCGCGGCGGCGGGGCGGGCCGCAGTGGCGGTACGAGCGGCAGTGGCGGTACGAGCGGCAGTGGCGGTACGAGCGGCAGTGGCGGCGGTAACAGTGCGGGCCGCCGTGGCAGCGCGAGCGGTGCCGCGGAGGGGACCGGGTTCAAAGCCCGTCTCGCGCAGCTGCGGGTGGTCTTCAAGATCACGCGCCAGCGCGATCCGCAGGTGCTCTGGTTCACCCTTGCGGCCTTCTTCGTTCCGCTCGCGGTCGGCATCCTCCTCGGACTCTTCGTCGGGCCGCTCTACGTGTGGATCCCGATCGCCATCCTGCTCGGCGTCGTGGTCGCTCTGAACGTGTTCAGCCGGCGCGTCCAGCGCACCGCCTACGCGGAGATGGAGGGCCAGCCCGGCGCCGCCGCCGGCGTGGTCGAGCGGATGCGCGGCGACTGGCGGATCACTCCCGCCGTCGGCGTGAACCGCCACCAGGACGTGGTGCACCGGGTCGTCTCCCGCGCCGGAGTGGTCATCATCGCGGAGGGCCGCGGCCGCGGGCCGAGGGAGCTGCTCGTCGCGGAGAAGCGCCGCATCCGCAAGGTCGTCGGCGACACGCCGGTGACCGACATCATCGTCGGCACCGGTGAGGGCGAGACGCCGCTGCCGAAGCTTCAGGGCACGCTGATGCGACTGCGCCGGACGCTGCGCCGCGGGGAGGTGGACGCCCTCGACCGCCGGCTGCGCGCTCTGGGCGGCGCGGCCCTGCCGATCCCGAAGGGCCCGATCCCCCGCAACGTGCCTCGCGGCGGCCGCCTGCGCTGA
- the lipB gene encoding lipoyl(octanoyl) transferase LipB, whose product MNDVDVLRLSVVPYREAWDMQRSLAEARVADEVDDTLILVEHPSVYTAGRRTQPFERPLDGTEVVDVDRGGKITWHGPGQLVGYPIVKLPRPLDVVAYVRALEEALIDSCAELGLATRRVDGRSGVWTADGLRKVAAIGVRVRQAVTTHGFALTCSSDLRAFGQIVPCGITDAGVTSVSAELGRSVSVAETRPIVERHTLAVLARYLGGRNLGDRVTARVEPADAPPAPPQPPSSSQAGTERMELVG is encoded by the coding sequence CTGAATGACGTGGATGTTCTGAGGCTTTCCGTGGTCCCCTACCGCGAAGCGTGGGACATGCAACGCTCCCTCGCCGAAGCCCGGGTGGCCGACGAGGTGGACGACACGCTCATCCTTGTCGAGCACCCCAGCGTCTACACCGCCGGCCGGCGCACGCAGCCCTTCGAACGGCCGCTGGACGGCACCGAGGTCGTCGACGTCGACCGCGGCGGCAAGATCACTTGGCACGGCCCGGGGCAGCTCGTCGGCTACCCGATCGTCAAGCTGCCTCGTCCGCTGGACGTCGTCGCCTACGTGCGCGCCCTGGAGGAGGCCCTCATCGACTCCTGCGCCGAGCTGGGCCTGGCCACCCGCCGGGTCGACGGCCGCAGCGGCGTCTGGACGGCGGACGGTCTGCGCAAGGTCGCCGCCATCGGCGTGCGGGTCCGGCAGGCGGTGACCACCCACGGCTTCGCGCTGACCTGTTCGTCGGACCTGCGCGCCTTCGGGCAGATCGTGCCCTGCGGCATCACCGACGCCGGGGTGACGAGCGTGTCCGCCGAGCTCGGCCGGTCGGTGAGCGTCGCCGAGACACGGCCGATCGTCGAGCGGCACACCCTGGCCGTGCTTGCCCGCTACCTCGGCGGGCGCAACCTCGGCGATCGCGTCACCGCGCGGGTCGAGCCGGCCGACGCGCCCCCGGCGCCGCCGCAGCCGCCGTCGTCGTCGCAGGCCGGGACCGAGCGGATGGAGCTGGTCGGATGA
- a CDS encoding bifunctional [glutamine synthetase] adenylyltransferase/[glutamine synthetase]-adenylyl-L-tyrosine phosphorylase codes for MRVERPGVSIGSGGPPAPPAADHPRGSSVVARLARLGFSDVDRVAATMERLGLLDGSAAPSGGDERAGGQSRAGGQWQAGSGGEVRLAGNVVVGALAAAADPDLALAALDRLVDALGPTDGRGLVADLAGHAGLRERLCAVLGASRALGDHLARHPADWQVLRPDELVAAPPDAGRMRAALLRAVGANPTDPAPRAVDDRPATLDALRVAYRRALLVVAARDLTGAVALDDATAELADLAASALDAALAIARAGLDPDLPSVRLAVIGMGKCGGRELNYVSDVDVLFVAEPAAAGGATAGGAAVGGEAALRAATRMAEGLVRAAGLVTSAGALFQVDVGLRPEGRDGVLVRTLDSHRTYYRRWARTWEFQALLKARPIAGDLVLGAEFCAMVAPLVWTAASRPDFVADVRAMRRRVESTLSRAESERNLKLGPGGLRDVEFAVQLLQLVHGRVDAKLRERSTLAALDGLARGGYVGRRDAAELTEAYRFLRNAEHRLQLQRLRRVHSLPRDPGELRWLARSMGMRTAQDFVDAHARIVRTVRSLHQKLFYAPLLEAVARLSTEEIRLSHAEAQQWLAALGFAAPDRSLRHIEALISGVSRTAAIQRHLLPTLLPTLADAPDPDAGLLAYRRVSEALGRAPWYLRLLRDSAGAADRLARVLASSPYVADLMTRAPESVRLLRTEADLVPVPRETLSRTMLAIAHRNPDWEDAVGRARAVRREELVRVACADLLGLLDVAAVGRALADAAAATVAATLLVAERRIAGGDPACLPARLSVIAMGRLGGAEMSYGSDADVLFVHEARPGYSAQQAQRAAAEVIGELHRLLAVSGPDPALRLDSTLRPEGRSGALSRPLDAYDAYYRRWSQDWESQALLRARPLAGAPELAYRFCRLADTVRYPTALPAASIEEIIRLRGRMRRERIPRGVDPSRHLKFGPGGLTDVEWAVQLLQLRHGREVPSLRTTSTLDGLRAAVLAGLLGEAQAGDLQAAWLLASRLRNASTLAGWPRPDVLPDRPAALEATARAAGWPADGAGDLVAEYRRLAARAEAVVADVFARERTAEFG; via the coding sequence ATGCGTGTCGAACGGCCGGGGGTGTCGATCGGGTCCGGCGGACCGCCCGCGCCGCCCGCCGCGGACCATCCGCGCGGCAGCTCGGTAGTCGCCCGGCTCGCCCGGCTCGGCTTCAGCGACGTCGACCGGGTGGCGGCGACCATGGAGCGGCTCGGCCTGCTCGACGGTTCGGCGGCGCCGTCCGGCGGGGATGAGCGGGCCGGTGGACAGTCGCGGGCCGGTGGACAGTGGCAGGCCGGGTCGGGCGGGGAGGTCCGGCTCGCGGGGAACGTCGTGGTCGGCGCGCTGGCCGCGGCGGCCGACCCCGACCTGGCGCTCGCCGCGCTGGACCGGCTCGTCGACGCGCTCGGCCCGACCGACGGGCGGGGACTCGTCGCGGACCTGGCCGGGCACGCCGGGCTGCGGGAGCGGCTGTGCGCCGTGCTCGGCGCGAGCCGTGCGCTCGGCGATCACCTGGCTCGCCATCCCGCCGACTGGCAGGTGCTGCGGCCCGACGAGCTGGTCGCAGCCCCGCCCGATGCCGGCCGGATGCGGGCGGCGCTGCTGCGCGCGGTCGGCGCGAACCCCACCGATCCGGCGCCCCGCGCCGTCGACGACCGGCCGGCGACCCTCGACGCGCTGCGCGTCGCCTACCGCCGGGCGCTGCTCGTCGTCGCCGCCCGGGACCTCACCGGCGCGGTGGCGCTGGACGACGCCACCGCGGAGCTCGCCGACCTGGCCGCCTCGGCGCTCGACGCGGCGCTGGCGATCGCCCGCGCCGGCCTCGACCCGGACCTGCCCTCGGTCCGGCTCGCCGTCATCGGCATGGGCAAGTGTGGGGGCCGGGAGCTGAACTACGTCAGCGACGTCGATGTCCTGTTCGTCGCCGAGCCGGCGGCCGCCGGTGGCGCGACGGCCGGTGGTGCGGCGGTCGGCGGGGAGGCGGCGCTGCGGGCCGCGACGCGGATGGCCGAGGGGCTGGTGCGGGCGGCGGGGCTGGTGACCTCCGCGGGCGCGTTGTTCCAGGTCGACGTCGGCCTGCGGCCGGAGGGCCGCGACGGCGTCCTGGTGCGCACCCTCGACAGCCACCGCACCTACTACCGCCGCTGGGCCCGGACCTGGGAGTTCCAGGCCCTGCTCAAGGCCCGTCCGATCGCCGGTGACCTGGTGCTCGGCGCGGAGTTCTGCGCCATGGTCGCGCCGCTGGTCTGGACTGCCGCCTCCCGGCCGGACTTCGTCGCCGACGTGCGGGCGATGCGGCGCCGGGTCGAGTCGACGCTGTCGCGCGCGGAGTCGGAGCGCAACCTCAAGCTCGGCCCGGGCGGACTGCGCGACGTCGAGTTCGCCGTCCAGCTCCTGCAGCTCGTCCACGGCCGGGTGGACGCGAAGCTGCGGGAGCGCTCGACGCTCGCCGCCCTCGACGGCCTCGCTCGCGGCGGGTACGTGGGCCGGCGCGACGCCGCCGAGCTCACCGAGGCGTACCGCTTCCTGCGCAACGCCGAGCACCGGCTTCAGCTCCAGCGCCTGCGCCGGGTGCACAGCCTGCCGCGGGATCCGGGCGAGCTGCGCTGGCTCGCCCGGTCGATGGGGATGCGTACCGCCCAGGACTTCGTCGACGCCCACGCCCGGATCGTGCGCACCGTGCGCTCCCTGCACCAGAAGCTGTTCTACGCCCCGCTGCTGGAGGCGGTCGCGCGGCTGTCGACCGAGGAGATCCGGCTGTCCCACGCCGAGGCGCAGCAGTGGCTCGCCGCGCTGGGATTCGCCGCCCCGGACCGCTCACTGCGCCACATCGAGGCGTTGATCAGTGGGGTGAGCCGGACGGCCGCGATCCAGCGCCATCTGCTGCCGACGTTGCTGCCGACGCTGGCCGACGCGCCCGACCCCGACGCGGGCCTGCTGGCCTACCGCCGGGTCAGCGAGGCGCTCGGCCGCGCCCCCTGGTACCTGCGGCTGCTGCGCGACTCCGCCGGCGCCGCCGACCGGCTCGCCCGGGTCCTCGCCTCCAGCCCGTACGTCGCGGACCTGATGACGCGGGCGCCCGAGTCGGTCCGGCTGCTGCGCACCGAGGCCGACCTCGTCCCGGTGCCGCGCGAGACGCTCAGCCGAACGATGCTCGCGATCGCGCACCGCAACCCCGACTGGGAGGACGCCGTCGGCCGGGCCCGGGCGGTGCGCCGCGAGGAGCTGGTCCGGGTGGCCTGCGCGGATCTGCTCGGTCTGCTCGACGTGGCCGCGGTCGGGCGGGCCCTGGCGGACGCCGCCGCCGCCACCGTCGCCGCGACGCTGCTCGTCGCGGAGCGCAGGATCGCCGGGGGCGACCCCGCCTGCCTGCCGGCGCGGCTCTCCGTCATCGCGATGGGCCGGCTCGGCGGGGCGGAGATGTCCTACGGCAGCGACGCCGACGTCCTGTTCGTGCACGAGGCCCGACCGGGCTACTCGGCGCAGCAGGCGCAGCGGGCCGCCGCCGAGGTGATCGGGGAGCTGCACCGGCTGCTCGCCGTCTCCGGCCCGGATCCGGCGCTTCGGCTGGACTCGACGCTGCGCCCGGAGGGCCGCAGCGGCGCCCTGTCGCGCCCGCTTGACGCCTACGACGCCTACTATCGCCGCTGGTCGCAGGACTGGGAGTCGCAGGCGCTGCTGCGGGCGCGGCCGCTGGCGGGCGCTCCCGAGCTCGCCTACCGGTTCTGCCGGCTCGCCGACACGGTGCGCTACCCGACGGCGCTGCCGGCGGCGTCGATCGAGGAGATCATCCGGCTGCGGGGTCGGATGCGGCGGGAGCGGATCCCCCGCGGGGTCGATCCCAGCCGCCACCTGAAGTTCGGTCCCGGCGGGCTCACCGACGTGGAATGGGCGGTGCAGCTTCTCCAGCTGCGCCACGGCCGGGAGGTCCCGTCGCTGCGCACCACCTCGACCCTCGACGGCCTGCGGGCCGCGGTGCTCGCCGGGCTGCTCGGCGAGGCGCAGGCGGGTGACCTGCAGGCGGCCTGGCTGTTGGCGTCGCGGCTGCGCAACGCGAGCACACTCGCGGGCTGGCCGCGGCCGGACGTGCTGCCTGATCGCCCGGCGGCCCTGGAGGCGACGGCGCGGGCCGCGGGCTGGCCGGCGGACGGCGCCGGTGACCTCGTCGCCGAGTACCGGCGGCTGGCGGCCCGGGCCGAGGCGGTCGTCGCGGACGTCTTCGCGCGGGAGCGGACCGCCGAGTTCGGCTGA
- the glnII gene encoding glutamine synthetase GlnII: protein MSKAEFIQAEYIWIDGTEPEPLMRSKTRIIKKGKEPEIWGFDGSSTNQAPGSNSDCVLRPVFVTPDPIRGGDNILVLCEVELTDFTPHPTNTRAATRAVAEKYADMSPMFGIEQEYTFFKDGRPYGWPEVGYPAPQGPYYCGVGGSKMPGREIVERHTQACLDAGLAIEGTNAEVMMGQWEFQIGVLPAPAIGDQIWLGRWLLHRIAEDYGVEVSFAAKPIPGDWNGAGAHTNFSTKQTMEGWDAIVACCEALGTRVMEHVTHYGYGIQDRLTGKHETAPWNKYSWGASDRGASVRIPWAVEKAKKGWLEDRRPNANMDPYLVTALIVDTCCSALAGDKPTLFVPSQTTAAPAEVSV from the coding sequence GTGAGCAAGGCCGAATTCATTCAGGCCGAATACATCTGGATCGACGGCACCGAGCCGGAGCCCCTGATGCGCAGCAAGACCCGCATCATCAAGAAGGGCAAGGAGCCGGAGATCTGGGGCTTCGACGGCTCGAGCACCAACCAGGCGCCGGGATCGAACTCGGACTGCGTGCTGCGTCCCGTCTTCGTCACGCCCGACCCGATCCGGGGTGGCGACAACATCCTGGTGCTGTGCGAGGTCGAGCTGACCGACTTCACGCCCCACCCGACGAACACCCGGGCAGCCACCCGCGCGGTCGCCGAGAAGTACGCCGACATGTCGCCGATGTTCGGCATCGAGCAGGAGTACACCTTCTTCAAGGACGGCCGCCCGTACGGCTGGCCGGAGGTCGGGTACCCCGCACCGCAGGGTCCGTACTACTGCGGTGTCGGCGGCTCGAAGATGCCCGGTCGCGAGATCGTCGAGCGGCACACCCAGGCGTGCCTCGACGCCGGCCTCGCCATCGAGGGCACCAACGCCGAGGTCATGATGGGCCAGTGGGAGTTCCAGATCGGCGTCCTGCCGGCGCCCGCCATCGGCGACCAGATCTGGCTGGGCCGCTGGCTGCTGCACCGGATCGCCGAGGACTACGGCGTCGAGGTGTCCTTCGCCGCGAAGCCGATCCCCGGTGACTGGAACGGTGCCGGCGCGCACACCAACTTCTCCACCAAGCAGACGATGGAGGGCTGGGACGCCATCGTCGCGTGCTGCGAGGCGCTCGGCACGCGCGTCATGGAGCACGTCACCCACTACGGGTACGGCATCCAGGACCGGCTGACCGGCAAGCACGAGACCGCCCCCTGGAACAAGTACTCCTGGGGCGCCTCGGACCGCGGCGCCTCCGTCCGTATCCCCTGGGCCGTCGAGAAGGCCAAGAAGGGCTGGCTGGAGGACCGTCGTCCGAACGCGAACATGGACCCGTACCTGGTCACCGCGCTCATCGTCGACACCTGCTGCAGCGCCCTGGCCGGCGACAAGCCGACCCTGTTCGTGCCGTCGCAGACCACTGCGGCGCCCGCCGAGGTGAGCGTCTGA